A window of Theropithecus gelada isolate Dixy chromosome 14, Tgel_1.0, whole genome shotgun sequence contains these coding sequences:
- the BRMS1 gene encoding breast cancer metastasis-suppressor 1 isoform X1 produces the protein MVIRFLHPGVRMPVQPPSKDTEEMEAEGDSATEMNGEEEESEEERSGSQTESEEESSEMDDEDYERRRSECVSEMLDLEKQFSELKEKLFRERLSQLRLRLEEVGAERAPEYTEPLGGLQQSLKIRIQVAGIYKGFCLDVIRNKYECELQGAKQHLESEKLLLYDTLQGELQERIQRLEEDRQSLDLSSEWWDDKLHARGSSRSWDSLPPSKRKKAPLVSGPYIVYMLQEIDILEDWTAIKKARAAVSPQKRKSDGP, from the exons AGTCCGGATGCCCGTCCAGCCTCCAAGCAAAGACACAGAAGAGATGGAAGCAGAGGGTGATTCCGCCACTGAGATgaatggggaggaggaagagagtgaggaGGAGCGGAGCGGCAGCCAGACAGAGTCAGAAGAGGAGAGCTCCG AGATGGATGATGAGGACTATGAGCGGCGCCGCAGTGAGTGTGTCAGTGAGATGCTGGACCTAGAAAAGCAGTTCTCGGAGCTAAAGGAGAA GTTGTTCAGGGAACGACTGAGTCAGCTGCGGTTGCGGCTGGAGGAAGTGGGGGCTGAGAGAGCCCCTGAATACACGGAGCCCCTTGGGGGGCTGCAGCAGAGCCTCAAGATTCGCATTCAGGTGGCAG GGATCTACAAGGGGTTCTGTCTGGATGTGATCAGGAATAAGTATGAATGTGAGCTGCAGGGAGCCAAACAGCACCTGGAG AGTGAGAAGCTGCTGCTCTATGACACACTGCAGGGGGAGCTGCAGGAGCGGAtccagaggctggaggaggaccGCCAGAGCCTGGACCTCAGCTCCG AATGGTGGGACGACAAACTGCACGCCAGAGGCAGCTCCAGGTCTTGGGACTCCCTGCCGCCCAGCAAGAGGAAGAAGGCACCTCTGGTTTCTG GACCATACATCGTGTACATGCTTCAAGAGATCGACATCCTGGAGGACTGGACGGCCATCAAAAAG
- the BRMS1 gene encoding breast cancer metastasis-suppressor 1 isoform X2 has protein sequence MPVQPPSKDTEEMEAEGDSATEMNGEEEESEEERSGSQTESEEESSEMDDEDYERRRSECVSEMLDLEKQFSELKEKLFRERLSQLRLRLEEVGAERAPEYTEPLGGLQQSLKIRIQVAGIYKGFCLDVIRNKYECELQGAKQHLESEKLLLYDTLQGELQERIQRLEEDRQSLDLSSEWWDDKLHARGSSRSWDSLPPSKRKKAPLVSGPYIVYMLQEIDILEDWTAIKKARAAVSPQKRKSDGP, from the exons ATGCCCGTCCAGCCTCCAAGCAAAGACACAGAAGAGATGGAAGCAGAGGGTGATTCCGCCACTGAGATgaatggggaggaggaagagagtgaggaGGAGCGGAGCGGCAGCCAGACAGAGTCAGAAGAGGAGAGCTCCG AGATGGATGATGAGGACTATGAGCGGCGCCGCAGTGAGTGTGTCAGTGAGATGCTGGACCTAGAAAAGCAGTTCTCGGAGCTAAAGGAGAA GTTGTTCAGGGAACGACTGAGTCAGCTGCGGTTGCGGCTGGAGGAAGTGGGGGCTGAGAGAGCCCCTGAATACACGGAGCCCCTTGGGGGGCTGCAGCAGAGCCTCAAGATTCGCATTCAGGTGGCAG GGATCTACAAGGGGTTCTGTCTGGATGTGATCAGGAATAAGTATGAATGTGAGCTGCAGGGAGCCAAACAGCACCTGGAG AGTGAGAAGCTGCTGCTCTATGACACACTGCAGGGGGAGCTGCAGGAGCGGAtccagaggctggaggaggaccGCCAGAGCCTGGACCTCAGCTCCG AATGGTGGGACGACAAACTGCACGCCAGAGGCAGCTCCAGGTCTTGGGACTCCCTGCCGCCCAGCAAGAGGAAGAAGGCACCTCTGGTTTCTG GACCATACATCGTGTACATGCTTCAAGAGATCGACATCCTGGAGGACTGGACGGCCATCAAAAAG